The Halotia branconii CENA392 region CAGCACGATGCCCCAAATGAGTTGTTGCTCAAACTACAACAAGATAAAAAGGCTCATCGTCAGGGAATTTTGGCAAATTTAACCTGTCAAAAACCAGATTATCCACGGGGGAACTGGGAAGCAGGGCAAGCAGCGACTTTGAAATTGATGCAGCAGGGAGTCGAGTACATCCATCAGGGAGTGCTGTTAGTTAGCAACGAGTTAGTAAATGAGGCCAGTGAATCCCTTAACTATAAAAAATATACTTTTCTTAGCCGTCCAGATTTACTTGTAAAACAGCCAGGAAAGTCTTGCTTTGGTGATTGGATGTACGTTCCGGCAAATATCGAAATGGGTAAGCGTCCCAAGCAAGAATATCAAGTCGTCATTGCATTTCACGCCCAAGTTTTGGCAACAGTACAAGGAGTAATACCCCAAACAGCTTGGTTGTTATTGCGTAATAAAAATCCTAACTATGCCGTGGATCTAACAAAATGGATACCACAGATGCAACATATTTTAAAGGAGTTTATTCAAGTTGTAGATTCACCAGCTGCACCAGAGGTATTTATCGCTCGGCAAAAGTGTAATCTTTGTCATTGGTACAATCAATGTTATGCGATCGCTCAATCGCAAGAACATCTCTCTTTATTACCAGGAGTCACACCAATCCGCTACACTCAACTCCAAGCTATATCCGTAAATACACTAGAATCTCTAGCTCATACCAATCCAATTATTCTAGAAAATCTCCTTGGTTTCGATGCCCAAGTAGCACCCAAGTTGGTAGTACAGGCTCAATCTGCATTGCAAAGACAGCCTTTGATCTTACCCAGTCCACCACCAATAGAAAATATTACATTTACGGCTCCAGTGGAGCTTTATTTTGATATTGAGGCACAGCCAGACTTAGATTTAAATTATCTTTTAGGCGTGTTGGTTGTCGATAAGCAAAATAACACTGAACAGTTTTACTCGTTTTTAGCAGAAAATTTAGCAGAAGAAGAGTTAGTATGGCAGCAATTTTTAGATTTGGTT contains the following coding sequences:
- a CDS encoding TM0106 family RecB-like putative nuclease, producing the protein MLINAELLLQYQRCKRRSFLDIHDDKSQHDAPNELLLKLQQDKKAHRQGILANLTCQKPDYPRGNWEAGQAATLKLMQQGVEYIHQGVLLVSNELVNEASESLNYKKYTFLSRPDLLVKQPGKSCFGDWMYVPANIEMGKRPKQEYQVVIAFHAQVLATVQGVIPQTAWLLLRNKNPNYAVDLTKWIPQMQHILKEFIQVVDSPAAPEVFIARQKCNLCHWYNQCYAIAQSQEHLSLLPGVTPIRYTQLQAISVNTLESLAHTNPIILENLLGFDAQVAPKLVVQAQSALQRQPLILPSPPPIENITFTAPVELYFDIEAQPDLDLNYLLGVLVVDKQNNTEQFYSFLAENLAEEELVWQQFLDLVWQYPQAPIYHFCVYEFDTVKRLAKLYHTPYSSVHPVLNRFVDVYEQLTQSVALPVESYALKAIARWLGFEWHDQEANGAKCIYWYDQWLTTGDRTLLELIQRYNEDDCRATRHVKDWLVNFIENEYNLRLA